In the genome of Hymenobacter cellulosivorans, one region contains:
- a CDS encoding bifunctional metallophosphatase/5'-nucleotidase, giving the protein MNRRDFLKHTSLGAAGLGLMGLSLPAVGRDTKNVRLTILHTNDMHSRIEPFPEGSAQWAGMGGMARRATLIEQIRKQEPNVLLLDSGDIWQGTPYFNFFNGELEYKLMTQMAYDASTLGNHDFDNGLEGLKKQLPNAGFPFLIANYDFSQTILAGQFKPYKVFEKAGMRIGVFGIGIEMQGLISDRNIGGTKYLDPVAVSQTMVATLRGAERCDMVICLSHLGYKYESAKIDDHKLAAQVPGIDLILGGHTHTFLEKPDVILGSGGHQTLINQVGWSGIHLGRLDYSFEHGAKRLAVANSAVVPVTVA; this is encoded by the coding sequence ATGAATCGTCGCGATTTTCTCAAGCATACGTCGTTGGGGGCTGCGGGCCTGGGCCTGATGGGCCTGAGTTTGCCCGCGGTAGGCCGCGATACCAAAAACGTGCGCCTGACCATTCTGCACACCAACGACATGCATTCGCGCATCGAGCCGTTTCCGGAAGGCAGTGCGCAGTGGGCCGGTATGGGGGGCATGGCCCGGCGTGCTACCCTGATTGAGCAGATTCGCAAGCAGGAGCCCAACGTACTGCTGCTCGACTCGGGCGACATCTGGCAGGGCACGCCTTACTTCAACTTCTTCAACGGGGAGCTGGAGTACAAGCTCATGACCCAGATGGCCTACGACGCTAGCACCCTGGGCAACCACGACTTTGACAACGGCCTGGAAGGGTTGAAAAAGCAGTTGCCCAACGCCGGTTTTCCCTTCCTGATTGCCAACTACGACTTTTCTCAGACTATTCTGGCTGGGCAGTTCAAGCCCTACAAAGTGTTCGAAAAGGCCGGAATGCGCATCGGCGTATTCGGTATCGGCATCGAAATGCAGGGCCTGATTTCGGACCGCAACATCGGTGGCACCAAGTACCTCGACCCCGTGGCCGTGTCGCAGACCATGGTAGCTACGCTGCGCGGCGCCGAGCGGTGCGACATGGTTATCTGCCTTTCCCACCTGGGCTACAAGTACGAAAGCGCCAAAATCGACGACCACAAGCTGGCGGCCCAGGTGCCCGGCATCGACCTGATTTTGGGCGGGCACACCCATACCTTTTTGGAGAAGCCTGACGTAATCCTGGGTTCCGGTGGCCACCAAACCCTGATTAATCAGGTGGGCTGGTCGGGCATCCACCTCGGCCGCCTCGACTATAGCTTCGAGCACGGGGCCAAACGCCTGGCCGTAGCCAACTCAGCCGTAGTGCCTGTGACGGTGGCGTGA
- a CDS encoding 5'-nucleotidase C-terminal domain-containing protein, with protein MSFPRPNVSALSILLAASLTFGCQRGAYQATPALAPVTGQPVTKALPEDPKATATIEPYKQRVTQQMTEVLGVAPVAITKNGGESPLANLVADVQRERASQALGQPIDAGVMTNGGLRAALPAGPITMGSIFELMPFENELVVLDTPGPVMQEMLNYAARIKMALSNVTYTVADGKPTNVLIGGKPFDPTRTYTIAISDYLAGGGDQMVFFKAIKPRSTGVLLRTAIVDHIRSLTKAGKPVEAKVEGRVKVM; from the coding sequence ATGTCTTTTCCTCGCCCTAACGTCTCGGCTCTGAGCATTCTGCTGGCGGCCTCGCTTACCTTCGGCTGCCAGCGTGGCGCCTACCAGGCCACGCCCGCCCTGGCGCCCGTCACCGGCCAGCCCGTCACTAAAGCGCTGCCCGAAGACCCCAAAGCTACTGCCACTATTGAGCCCTACAAGCAGCGCGTCACCCAGCAGATGACCGAAGTGCTGGGCGTGGCGCCGGTGGCCATTACCAAGAATGGTGGAGAGTCGCCGCTGGCTAACCTGGTGGCCGATGTGCAGCGGGAGCGGGCCAGTCAGGCCCTGGGCCAACCCATCGACGCGGGCGTGATGACCAACGGCGGCCTGCGCGCGGCCCTGCCCGCCGGCCCCATTACCATGGGCTCTATCTTCGAGCTGATGCCGTTTGAAAACGAGTTGGTCGTGCTCGACACGCCTGGCCCCGTAATGCAGGAAATGCTCAACTACGCCGCCCGTATCAAGATGGCGCTGTCGAACGTGACGTATACCGTGGCCGACGGCAAGCCCACCAACGTGCTTATCGGCGGCAAGCCCTTCGACCCGACTCGCACCTACACCATTGCCATTTCCGATTATTTGGCTGGCGGCGGCGACCAGATGGTGTTCTTCAAAGCCATCAAGCCCCGCAGCACCGGTGTGCTCCTGCGCACGGCCATCGTCGACCATATCCGCAGCCTGACTAAAGCCGGCAAACCAGTAGAAGCCAAAGTCGAAGGCAGAGTGAAAGTAATGTGA
- a CDS encoding methylmalonyl-CoA mutase family protein has translation MADTPHATPVSFPEFAPISTAAWQQRISRDLKGADPATLEWHTPDGLVVQPFYHREALEALPAPGVITSTSTDWLNVPTYAVGAADKGHAAIDRAADALQRGADGAYFELTDAAAFDVTYLHDKLPLATTYVGYSIRLGSASFVERLLATGTPTLRGFLRFDPVTDHAPDLPHQLAELRTVLGLTQHMPDFRALTLNGAFFANRGGTVTQQIGFVLAAAATYLEQLPSADVTAAQVAAALQVQVALNPNYFFEIAKLRALRRLWATLLHAFELPADLAPALPIFAVTSTWSQTTLDPHTNLLRVTTETMAAVLGGATAVSVAPFDRLYQGPNEFSSRLARNLPVILREEAGLNRVADPAAGSYYLETITDQLAREAWALFQRVEAAGGLPSALGMVLQELHLVAQSQFQRIASGEQVIVGTNRFQNPQEQFDYNPKRLLRSKDFDSTRAAYPSEVLRLATALHFQRREKKRRRAAVVLLGTHTNQHILESFLRLLPQQERLALKASHPEGTLSVLFSTPEAATLMYATPDQFGHFARVVCRVPVDEPDFIPPTLLTADLDTMQEAVSLFGFKEFNVEGYSTEDVLARLQGRR, from the coding sequence ATGGCCGATACTCCGCACGCTACGCCCGTTTCCTTTCCCGAATTTGCCCCCATCAGCACCGCGGCCTGGCAGCAGCGCATCAGCCGTGACCTGAAGGGCGCCGACCCGGCGACGCTGGAATGGCACACGCCGGACGGCTTGGTGGTGCAGCCTTTTTATCACCGCGAAGCCCTGGAGGCGCTGCCGGCCCCCGGAGTTATTACCAGCACCAGCACCGATTGGCTAAATGTGCCCACTTACGCCGTAGGCGCTGCCGACAAGGGCCACGCGGCCATCGACCGGGCTGCCGACGCTTTGCAGCGTGGGGCCGACGGGGCTTATTTTGAACTAACCGACGCGGCGGCTTTCGATGTAACCTACCTGCACGATAAGCTGCCCCTGGCCACTACCTACGTTGGCTATTCCATCCGGCTGGGCTCAGCCAGCTTTGTGGAACGCCTGTTGGCCACGGGCACGCCCACGCTACGCGGCTTCCTGCGCTTCGACCCCGTGACGGACCACGCGCCTGACTTGCCCCACCAGTTGGCTGAGCTGCGCACGGTACTGGGACTCACCCAACACATGCCTGACTTTCGAGCTCTGACGCTCAACGGAGCCTTCTTTGCCAACCGTGGTGGTACTGTTACCCAGCAAATCGGGTTTGTGCTGGCCGCCGCTGCTACGTATCTGGAGCAGCTGCCATCGGCCGACGTGACGGCGGCGCAAGTAGCGGCAGCCCTACAGGTGCAGGTGGCCCTGAATCCGAATTACTTCTTTGAAATAGCGAAGTTGCGGGCCCTACGACGCCTGTGGGCCACGCTGCTGCACGCCTTTGAGCTGCCAGCCGACCTGGCTCCGGCCCTACCCATTTTCGCCGTTACTTCCACTTGGTCGCAGACCACGCTGGACCCGCACACCAATCTGCTGCGCGTCACGACCGAAACCATGGCCGCCGTACTGGGTGGCGCTACGGCCGTCAGTGTGGCGCCGTTTGACCGGCTGTACCAGGGACCCAATGAGTTTTCGAGTCGTTTGGCCCGCAACCTGCCCGTAATTCTGCGTGAAGAAGCCGGCCTGAACCGCGTGGCCGACCCGGCCGCCGGCTCGTATTATCTGGAAACGATTACCGACCAACTGGCCCGGGAGGCCTGGGCGTTGTTTCAGCGGGTAGAAGCTGCCGGTGGGCTACCTAGCGCCCTGGGCATGGTGCTGCAGGAGCTGCACTTGGTGGCCCAAAGCCAATTTCAGCGCATTGCCTCCGGGGAGCAGGTTATTGTGGGTACCAACCGGTTTCAGAACCCTCAGGAGCAGTTCGACTACAACCCCAAGCGCCTGCTGCGCAGCAAAGATTTCGACTCGACCCGGGCCGCGTATCCGTCGGAAGTGCTGCGGCTGGCTACGGCCCTGCACTTCCAGCGCCGGGAGAAAAAGCGCCGCCGCGCGGCCGTAGTGCTGCTGGGCACCCACACCAATCAGCACATTCTGGAGTCGTTTCTGCGCCTGCTGCCGCAGCAGGAACGGCTGGCATTGAAGGCCAGCCACCCCGAAGGCACGCTCTCGGTACTGTTCTCGACGCCCGAAGCCGCCACGCTCATGTACGCCACCCCCGACCAGTTTGGCCACTTTGCCCGGGTGGTATGCCGGGTGCCCGTAGATGAGCCCGACTTTATCCCTCCCACCCTGCTCACCGCCGATCTGGACACCATGCAGGAAGCCGTGTCGCTGTTTGGGTTCAAGGAGTTCAACGTGGAGGGTTATAGTACCGAAGACGTTTTGGCCCGCTTGCAGGGCCGGCGCTAA
- a CDS encoding outer membrane beta-barrel protein: protein MLLAAAPVLTPHAVQAQGGPQKGYIVPLVGDTVRGTIVLGRAQRNALQCEFKATGQTETKTYKVGELRGYGSPFLTYENQLVPRSADTATVLVPRYLEVVTRGPLTLYALSYEGKPRFFISGYRPGKMVELIQRTNTVRRGEQQFVVTQRLYQDTLAKAFQSCPEQARKAKYVGFGVNELGKIVLKYNACVAPGAAIKANSQHGNLALGVVGGVSVVNQLILGKNTGEDEVHWKYGGNAYISAGLAAVFTPGFKGAPFTIHSGLIYERSRTFTSDHNFFPTIASKQSTELQLNYLVVPAMVRYSVGHGVVRPYAEVGPSVRFLLHVGKDEKVYTLSSGSTQLPVVSPLLGEYNNFNFGIGGGLGAEMHLPNGQQIGLGIRAENVFGPSTYTSGSSVRSAVVVLEYIFTK, encoded by the coding sequence TTGTTGTTAGCAGCAGCCCCAGTACTTACTCCGCATGCTGTTCAGGCCCAAGGCGGCCCGCAGAAAGGCTACATCGTACCCCTAGTCGGCGACACGGTACGGGGCACTATCGTGTTGGGTCGGGCCCAGCGCAATGCTCTGCAGTGCGAGTTTAAAGCCACCGGCCAAACCGAAACAAAAACCTATAAGGTTGGAGAGCTACGGGGGTACGGCTCCCCGTTTTTAACCTATGAAAACCAGCTGGTGCCTCGCTCCGCAGATACAGCCACGGTGCTGGTGCCCCGTTACTTAGAGGTGGTTACTCGGGGCCCGCTGACTTTGTATGCGCTGAGCTACGAGGGTAAGCCTCGGTTCTTTATTAGTGGCTACCGACCCGGCAAAATGGTCGAGCTAATTCAGCGCACGAACACGGTGCGACGGGGAGAGCAGCAGTTTGTAGTTACTCAGCGCCTCTACCAAGACACGCTAGCCAAGGCGTTTCAGAGCTGTCCGGAGCAAGCCCGCAAGGCCAAATATGTTGGGTTCGGGGTCAATGAACTGGGGAAGATTGTGCTCAAGTACAATGCTTGTGTGGCGCCTGGAGCAGCCATTAAAGCCAATTCCCAGCACGGCAACCTCGCCCTGGGCGTCGTAGGTGGAGTGTCAGTGGTTAACCAGTTAATACTGGGAAAAAACACCGGAGAAGATGAAGTACACTGGAAGTATGGCGGCAATGCTTATATCTCCGCCGGCTTGGCAGCCGTGTTTACGCCTGGTTTCAAAGGAGCCCCGTTTACTATTCACTCGGGTCTGATCTATGAACGGAGCCGTACGTTCACTTCTGATCATAATTTCTTCCCGACAATAGCCAGCAAGCAGTCAACGGAGCTGCAGCTTAATTATCTGGTAGTGCCAGCAATGGTGCGCTACTCGGTCGGGCACGGCGTGGTGCGCCCCTATGCCGAGGTCGGCCCTTCTGTCCGTTTCTTGCTGCATGTAGGCAAGGACGAAAAGGTCTATACGCTAAGCTCGGGCTCCACCCAGCTGCCTGTTGTCAGTCCCTTACTGGGTGAGTACAACAACTTTAACTTTGGCATAGGTGGTGGGCTAGGTGCAGAAATGCACCTGCCCAACGGGCAGCAGATTGGCCTGGGAATTCGGGCCGAGAATGTTTTTGGCCCCTCAACCTATACTTCTGGCTCTTCGGTACGCAGCGCCGTGGTGGTGCTGGAGTACATCTTCACAAAGTAA
- the scpA gene encoding methylmalonyl-CoA mutase gives MKPDFAHIPYNAAPLPPLASATEGTPTPEGITVKSHYAAEDVAGLDHLGFGAGTAPYLRGPYATMYVQNPWTIRQYAGFSTAEESNAFYRRNLAGGQKGLSVAFDLATHRGYDSDHPRVEGDVGKAGVAIDSVEDMKILFDQIPLDQMSVSMTMNGAVLPIMAFYITAAEEQGVTPDKLAGTIQNDILKEFMVRNTYIYPPEPSMRIIADIFAYTAKYMPKFNSISISGYHMQEAGATADIELAYTLADGLEYVRAGLAVGMDVDQFAPRLSFFWAIGMNHFMEIAKLRAGRLLWAKLMQQFNPQNPKSLALRTHCQTSGYSLTEQDPFNNVARTAIEALAAALGGTQSLHTNALDEAIALPTDFSARIARNTQLYLQHETDITRVVDPWGGSYYVESLTHELADKAWALIQEVESLGGMAKAIETGLPKMRIEEASARKQARIDSGKEVVVGVNKYRLTDRQLGEEQQIDVLDIDNAAVRESQIARLTKIKAERDNEAVKAALQALTDAARQGTNNEQPTTSNLLELAVNAARLRATLGEISDALEAVYGRHQATIRAISGVYSAEMNYDEEFAKARAAADAFAAAEGRRPRMMVAKMGQDGHDRGSKIIATSFADVGFDVDIAPLFQTPAEVARQATENDVHVVGVSSLAAGHKTLIPQLIQELRQLGREDILVIAGGVIPAQDYDFLYNAGVVGVYGPGTVIAVAAQEILRKLEE, from the coding sequence ATGAAACCCGACTTCGCCCACATTCCTTATAACGCCGCTCCCCTGCCCCCGTTGGCTTCCGCTACGGAAGGCACTCCTACGCCCGAGGGTATCACGGTGAAAAGTCACTACGCGGCCGAGGATGTGGCCGGCCTCGACCACCTGGGTTTCGGGGCGGGCACGGCGCCTTATCTGCGCGGCCCCTATGCCACGATGTACGTGCAGAACCCCTGGACCATCCGGCAGTACGCGGGCTTCAGCACGGCCGAGGAATCCAACGCTTTCTACCGCCGCAACCTGGCCGGGGGCCAAAAGGGCCTGTCGGTAGCCTTTGACCTGGCTACCCACCGGGGCTACGACTCCGACCACCCCCGCGTGGAAGGCGATGTGGGCAAGGCCGGCGTGGCCATCGACTCGGTGGAGGACATGAAGATCTTGTTCGACCAGATTCCGCTGGACCAGATGTCGGTGTCGATGACCATGAACGGGGCGGTACTGCCGATTATGGCCTTTTACATTACCGCCGCTGAGGAGCAGGGCGTAACGCCCGACAAGCTGGCGGGCACCATTCAGAACGACATTCTGAAGGAGTTCATGGTGCGCAACACCTATATCTATCCGCCCGAGCCGAGCATGCGCATCATTGCCGACATCTTCGCCTACACGGCGAAGTACATGCCCAAGTTCAACTCCATCAGTATCTCGGGCTACCACATGCAGGAAGCTGGGGCCACGGCCGATATTGAGCTGGCCTACACCCTGGCCGACGGCCTAGAGTACGTGCGCGCCGGCCTGGCCGTGGGCATGGACGTGGACCAGTTTGCGCCCCGCCTCTCCTTCTTCTGGGCCATCGGCATGAATCACTTCATGGAAATTGCCAAGCTGCGGGCCGGCCGCCTGCTGTGGGCCAAGCTCATGCAGCAGTTCAACCCCCAGAACCCCAAAAGCCTGGCCCTGCGCACCCACTGCCAGACCTCGGGCTACTCGCTTACCGAGCAGGACCCCTTCAACAACGTGGCCCGCACCGCCATCGAGGCCCTGGCCGCGGCCCTGGGCGGCACCCAGAGCCTGCACACCAACGCCCTCGACGAGGCTATTGCCCTGCCCACCGACTTCTCGGCCCGCATTGCCCGCAACACCCAGCTCTACCTCCAGCACGAAACCGACATTACCCGCGTCGTAGACCCCTGGGGCGGCTCCTACTACGTGGAAAGCCTGACCCACGAGCTGGCCGACAAAGCCTGGGCCCTGATTCAGGAAGTGGAAAGCCTGGGCGGCATGGCCAAGGCCATTGAAACCGGTTTGCCCAAGATGCGCATCGAGGAAGCCTCGGCCCGCAAGCAGGCCCGCATCGACTCGGGCAAGGAAGTAGTGGTGGGCGTGAACAAGTACCGCCTCACCGACCGGCAGCTGGGCGAGGAGCAGCAGATCGACGTGCTTGACATCGATAACGCCGCCGTGCGCGAGTCCCAGATTGCCCGCCTCACCAAGATCAAAGCCGAGCGGGATAATGAGGCGGTAAAAGCTGCCCTGCAAGCCCTGACGGATGCGGCCCGCCAGGGAACTAACAACGAACAACCAACAACTAGCAACTTACTGGAGCTAGCCGTAAATGCCGCCCGGCTGCGCGCCACGCTGGGCGAGATTTCCGACGCCCTGGAAGCCGTGTACGGCCGCCACCAGGCCACTATCCGGGCTATTTCGGGCGTGTACTCGGCCGAGATGAACTACGACGAGGAGTTTGCCAAGGCCCGGGCCGCCGCCGATGCCTTTGCCGCCGCCGAGGGCCGCCGCCCCCGCATGATGGTCGCCAAAATGGGCCAGGACGGCCACGACCGGGGTTCCAAGATCATTGCCACCTCCTTTGCCGACGTAGGCTTCGACGTGGACATCGCGCCCCTGTTCCAAACACCCGCCGAAGTAGCCCGCCAGGCCACCGAAAACGACGTGCACGTAGTGGGCGTGAGCAGCCTCGCTGCCGGCCACAAAACCCTGATTCCCCAGCTGATTCAGGAGCTGCGGCAGCTCGGCCGCGAAGACATCCTCGTCATTGCCGGCGGCGTCATCCCCGCCCAGGACTACGACTTCCTCTACAATGCCGGCGTCGTCGGCGTCTATGGACCGGGAACGGTCATTGCCGTGGCGGCCCAGGAGATTCTGCGGAAGCTGGAGGAATAA
- a CDS encoding GIY-YIG nuclease family protein, translating into MLNAHGYYVYIVTNPAKTSVYTGVTNDVRRRMQEHFDNRGNPSTFAGRYFCYNLVYVEFCEHVEGAIARQKEIKGWTRAKKDALIAVANPQWLTLNYAEL; encoded by the coding sequence GTGCTAAACGCCCACGGCTACTACGTCTACATCGTCACGAATCCGGCCAAGACCTCGGTCTACACCGGCGTGACGAATGATGTGCGCCGCCGGATGCAGGAGCACTTCGACAACCGGGGCAACCCGAGCACGTTTGCCGGGCGCTATTTCTGCTACAACCTAGTGTATGTGGAGTTTTGCGAGCACGTCGAGGGTGCTATTGCCCGGCAGAAGGAGATTAAAGGCTGGACGCGGGCGAAGAAGGATGCGCTGATTGCGGTGGCGAATCCGCAGTGGCTGACGCTGAATTATGCGGAGCTGTGA
- a CDS encoding MBL fold metallo-hydrolase translates to MQVQLIRNATLLLQVAGKTLLVDPLLAPRAQYDPIPQTANAVRNPTADLPFAATELPALLASLDAVLLTHTHLDHWDTVAQQLLPKDLPILCQPADVETLQAAGFTQVRHIDTQLDWEGIRFFRTGGQHGTGEIGKMMGTVSGFVVEAQGQRLYIAGDTIWCEEVQQALDLYHPNSIIVNAGAAQFLQGGPIVMTAADVAQVARHAPQATVYAVHLEAVNHCAEDRATTRAYLAQQGLTAQAHVPNDGEWLTV, encoded by the coding sequence ATGCAAGTTCAATTAATTCGCAATGCCACGCTGCTGCTCCAAGTAGCCGGCAAAACCCTGCTCGTCGACCCGCTGCTGGCGCCCCGCGCCCAGTACGACCCGATACCGCAGACGGCCAACGCCGTGCGCAACCCCACCGCCGACCTGCCCTTTGCCGCCACTGAGCTGCCCGCCCTGCTGGCTTCCCTCGACGCGGTGCTGCTCACCCATACCCACCTCGACCACTGGGACACGGTAGCCCAACAGCTGCTGCCCAAGGACCTGCCCATCCTCTGCCAGCCCGCCGACGTGGAAACCCTGCAAGCGGCAGGCTTTACCCAGGTGCGGCACATCGACACCCAGCTCGACTGGGAAGGCATCCGCTTCTTCCGCACCGGCGGCCAGCACGGCACCGGCGAAATTGGCAAGATGATGGGCACCGTGTCGGGCTTCGTGGTGGAAGCCCAGGGGCAGCGCCTCTACATCGCCGGCGACACCATCTGGTGCGAAGAAGTGCAGCAGGCCCTCGACCTCTACCACCCCAATTCTATCATCGTCAACGCCGGCGCCGCCCAGTTCCTGCAAGGCGGCCCCATCGTCATGACCGCCGCCGACGTAGCCCAGGTGGCCCGCCACGCCCCGCAAGCCACCGTGTACGCCGTACACCTGGAAGCCGTGAACCACTGCGCCGAAGACCGCGCTACCACCCGCGCCTACCTGGCCCAGCAGGGCCTCACCGCCCAAGCCCACGTGCCCAATGATGGCGAGTGGCTGACGGTATAG
- a CDS encoding winged helix-turn-helix transcriptional regulator, with product MRHTYHDVEFCATRVALGMLAGKWKPILFFHLFAGPRRFTELWRDIPRVSKKVLLEQLRQLEAAGLVERTVHNGFPPEVSYQLSAKGAELGPILHRLDQWAVKHIEGVVQIS from the coding sequence ATGCGCCATACCTACCACGACGTCGAATTTTGCGCCACCCGCGTGGCCCTGGGTATGCTGGCGGGCAAATGGAAGCCCATCCTCTTCTTCCACCTGTTTGCCGGCCCGCGGCGCTTTACCGAGCTGTGGCGCGACATCCCAAGGGTGTCGAAGAAAGTGCTGCTGGAGCAGCTGCGGCAGCTGGAAGCGGCGGGCCTGGTGGAGCGAACCGTGCACAACGGCTTCCCGCCCGAAGTCAGCTACCAGCTCTCGGCCAAGGGCGCTGAGCTGGGCCCCATTCTGCACCGCCTCGACCAGTGGGCCGTCAAGCACATCGAGGGAGTGGTGCAGATTTCGTAA
- a CDS encoding T9SS type A sorting domain-containing protein yields MRLITLLTGLFLSAAFESAAQTSWSASPAGPARHHTYPQPGQPAAPAVARRPTSASKAGRAVHHTWDSSSNSWTKATVETYGYDTQGHLTQETVADSATQTPLYRSLYSYDAQGLNTEEVYQSWSGTGWVNTGRFAATYDAYGNITERLYQDWLGSAWATNDGHRYLLTYNSAGVLLTEVVQDFDTGNFVNSQKLTYTVSATTNEWTSMVRQDWEQGAWQDAARYTYTWYDWSKRLYATLLVEYKSQSQWEPEARYTYVFGANGSFVATGEEALASGNWQNSVREKHTFDAQGNNTEYLSEEWRNNAWSLEYGQRSMLRYAATGEVLRLLTQVYEPSRATTYVNSNLYTYSAFVLLSNKRQTAKALVAEAYPNPTTGSVTLRWDGAARTAAVLNPMGQTVRTVQLPASTTTHTFDMSALPAGVYSIRLQTAAGTATQRLVKQ; encoded by the coding sequence ATGCGCCTTATTACTCTTCTTACCGGGCTATTCCTCAGCGCCGCTTTCGAATCGGCAGCCCAAACGTCGTGGTCTGCTTCGCCCGCCGGCCCGGCCCGTCACCATACGTACCCGCAGCCTGGCCAGCCCGCTGCCCCGGCAGTAGCCCGCCGCCCGACCAGCGCCTCGAAGGCAGGCCGGGCCGTGCACCACACCTGGGACTCAAGCTCCAACAGCTGGACCAAGGCTACCGTAGAAACCTACGGCTACGACACCCAGGGCCACCTGACCCAGGAAACAGTGGCTGACTCCGCCACCCAGACTCCCCTGTACCGCAGCCTTTACAGCTATGACGCCCAGGGCCTGAACACCGAGGAAGTGTACCAGAGCTGGAGCGGCACCGGCTGGGTTAATACCGGCCGCTTCGCGGCTACTTACGACGCCTACGGCAATATCACCGAGCGTCTGTACCAGGACTGGCTCGGCTCGGCCTGGGCTACCAACGACGGACACCGCTACCTGCTGACGTATAACTCGGCGGGCGTGCTCCTTACTGAAGTGGTGCAGGACTTCGACACGGGAAATTTTGTCAACTCCCAGAAGCTGACGTACACCGTATCGGCTACGACCAATGAGTGGACCTCGATGGTACGGCAGGACTGGGAGCAAGGCGCGTGGCAGGATGCAGCCCGCTACACCTACACTTGGTACGACTGGAGCAAGCGCCTGTACGCTACGCTCCTTGTGGAGTATAAGTCACAGAGCCAATGGGAGCCAGAGGCACGCTACACCTACGTATTCGGAGCCAATGGCAGCTTCGTCGCAACGGGCGAAGAGGCGCTTGCGTCGGGGAACTGGCAGAACTCCGTCCGCGAAAAGCACACTTTCGACGCCCAGGGCAACAACACGGAATACCTCTCCGAGGAGTGGCGCAACAATGCCTGGAGCCTGGAATATGGCCAACGTTCGATGCTGCGCTACGCGGCCACGGGCGAAGTGCTGCGCCTGCTAACGCAGGTATATGAGCCCAGCCGCGCCACTACCTACGTCAACTCCAACCTGTACACCTACTCGGCCTTCGTGCTACTGAGCAATAAGCGCCAAACGGCTAAGGCCCTAGTTGCCGAGGCTTACCCCAACCCCACCACCGGCTCGGTGACGCTACGCTGGGACGGAGCGGCCCGCACCGCGGCCGTGCTCAACCCAATGGGCCAGACGGTGCGCACCGTACAGCTGCCCGCTAGCACCACGACCCACACCTTCGATATGAGTGCGCTGCCCGCCGGCGTTTACTCGATTCGTCTGCAAACTGCGGCCGGTACCGCCACCCAGCGCCTGGTTAAGCAATAA